A window from Populus trichocarpa isolate Nisqually-1 chromosome 3, P.trichocarpa_v4.1, whole genome shotgun sequence encodes these proteins:
- the LOC7497859 gene encoding DCD domain-containing protein NRP-B has protein sequence MENNRQSFYQFSDQLRVQTPNLGNLSLNDSIWSNSFGSKRPDQRRNFDIRVGAEVNNLKQKGSDLNSFNDGWNPISDLKPKGSDMNLFNDGWNPVNDLKARGSNLNLFNEGWNSVNDLKPKGSNLNVFNDVYNLKPKGSDLNVFNDGWKMGSSANNYGVSPIGPMGQVVGGSHKNLGVNGGFSNGIYSKNNNIHNNNLNISVKGSKNKGDDDFGSKSGKKNSNKKSNSNDNNDNKSAADKRFKTLPPSESLPRYETIGGYIFVCNNDTMAENLKRELFGLPPRYRDSVRQITPGLPLFLYNYSTHQLHGVFEAASFGGTNIDPSAWEDKKCLGESRFPAQVRVMTRKVCEPLEEDSFRPVLHHYDGPKFRLELNIPEALSLLDIFEEQNP, from the exons ATGGAGAACAACCGGCAATCATTTTATCAATTCAGTGATCAACTGAGGGTGCAGACACCAAATTTAGGTAATCTGTCACTCAATGACTCAATTTGGAGCAATTCATTTGGATCTAAGAGGCCAGATCAAAGGAGGAATTTTGATATCAGAGTTGGTGCTGAAGTTAACAATCTGAAGCAAAAAGGTTCTGATTTGAATAGTTTCAATGATGGATGGAACCCGATTAGTGATTTGAAGCCAAAGGGTTCTGATATGAATCTTTTCAATGATGGATGGAACCCTGTTAATGATCTGAAGGCAAGAGGGTCTAACTTGAATCTGTTCAATGAAGGGTGGAATTCTGTCAATGATTTGAAGCCAAAAGGATCTAACCTGAATGTGTTCAATGATGTATATAATCTGAAGCCAAAAGGATCTGATTTGAATGTGTTCAATGATGGATGGAAGATGGGGTCTAGTGCCAACAATTATGGTGTCAGTCCAATTGGACCTATGGGTCAAGTTGTTGGTGGATCTCACAAAAACCTTGGGGTCAATGGAGGATTCAGTAATGGGATCTATTCAAAGAACAATAACATCCATAACAACAACCTTAATATTAGTGTGAAGGGTAGCAAGAACAAAGGAGATGATGATTTTGGAAGCAAGAGTGGCAAAAAGAATAGCAACAAGAAGAGCAACAGTAacgataataatgataataagagTGCTGCTGATAAGAGGTTTAAGACACTACCACCATCTGAGTCTCTGCCTAGATATGAAACAATTGGTGGATATATCTTTGTCTGCAACAATGATACCATGGCAGAGAATCTCAAGAGAGAGCTTTTTG GTTTGCCTCCCCGATACCGCGATTCAGTGAGGCAGATCACTCCGGGCTTGCCCCTTTTCCTTTACAACTACTCCACTCACCAGCTCCATGGAGTTTTTGAG GCTGCAAGTTTTGGAGGAACAAACATTGATCCCTCAGCCTGGGAAGACAAGAAATGTCTTGGGGAGTCACGCTTCCCTGCTCAG GTGAGAGTTATGACAAGGAAAGTTTGCGAGCCACTGGAAGAGGACTCTTTCCGGCCAGTTCTCCACCATTATGATGGCCCTAAGTTCCGCCTCGAGCTCAACATACCAGAG GCGTTGTCTCTCCTGGACATCTTTGAAGAACAAAACCCTTGA